A stretch of Antennarius striatus isolate MH-2024 chromosome 6, ASM4005453v1, whole genome shotgun sequence DNA encodes these proteins:
- the dnaaf1 gene encoding dynein axonemal assembly factor 1, producing the protein MSTAEVQEKVGDKVFPATETECEDKNNIKKVQSVLQEKKENHSGPRMTKRFLKDHCKVNKLYITPCLNDTLYLHFKGFAIIENLEEYTGLKCLWLESNGLQRIENLDAQTELRCLFLQQNLINKMENLEPLQKLCTLNVSNNYINTIECISCLPILSTFQIAHNKLESVGDVEHLSQCPAISVLDLSYNLLCDPEVLQILEAMPELRVLNLMGNEVVKKIPNYRKTMIVRLKQLTFLDERPVFPKERACAEAWAVGGLEAERKEREQWETRERRKIQDSIVAFTKKAQEKRRLRELQERGGHFSEFTELNVCIIFTSLNIIICSILGVTEDSTRPNSPCVENDIQIEIPSQGEKSSLDTHEDIFKSASTDDNSSEEETHIAGQTLETEDEGDCEQILFMRTEENDQAEFSHQVKEKKPSLVRAAPVEEDEFAPAHGPGPLVTELEDGEQLETIHLHMDDLPDLEEVDTEDFTAVFSTQHVFKPKIEVISGSPDSGEPTKNPSEGNLSFDQDKHLFLMSGCDQSPKVCDKSSLVYPEDGDALEPLLFEPVGKYKTMRTSPASTNLIEELE; encoded by the coding sequence ATGTCGACTGCCGAAGTCCAAGAAAAGGTTGGTGACAAAGTCTTTCCAGCTACTGAAACGGAGTGTGAGGATAAAAACAATATCAAGAAAGTGCAAAGTGTACTTcaagagaaaaaggaaaatcatTCAGGACCACGAATGACAAAGAGATTTCTGAAGGACCACTGCAAGGTGAACAAACTTTACATAACACCTTGCTTGAATGACACGttgtatttgcatttcaaagGCTTCGCTATCATTGAGAACCTAGAGGAATACACGGGACTAAAGTGTCTGTGGCTGGAAAGCAATGGTCTTCAACGAATTGAGAACCTGGATGCCCAGACTGAGCTGCGCTGCTTGTTCCTGCAGCAGAACCTCATCAACAAGATGGAAAACCTTGAGCCTCTGCAAAAACTTTGCACCCTGAATGTTTCCAATAACTACATTAACACCATAGAGTGCATCTCCTGCCTTCCAATCCTGAGCACCTTTCAGATTGCTCATAATAAACTGGAGTCTGTAGGAGACGTAGAGCATTTGAGTCAATGTCCAGCAATCAGTGTGCTGGACCTATCTTACAATCTCTTATGTGACCCTGAGGTCCTCCAAATACTTGAGGCCATGCCGGAGTTGCGGGTGCTAAATCTAATGGGAAATGAGGTagtgaaaaaaatcccaaactaCAGGAAGACAATGATTGTACGCCTTAAACAGCTCACCTTCCTTGATGAACGCCCTGTGTTTCCCAAAGAGAGGGCATGTGCAGAGGCATGGGCAGTGGGGGGGCTGGAAGCAGAGCGTAAAGAGAGGGAGCAATGGGAAACGCGAGAAAGGAGGAAAATTCAAGACAGCATAGTGGCATTTACAAAGAAAGCCCAGGAGAAACGAAGACTGCGAGAACTACAGGAAAGAGGTGGGCATTTTTCAGAGTTTACAGAATTAAATGTTTGCATCATATTTACATCTTTAAACATTATCATCTGTTCCATCTTAGGGGTGACTGAGGATTCCACCCGGCCAAACAGTCCTTGTGTGGAAAATGACATTCAAATTGAGATTCCATCACAAGGAGAGAAGTCCAGCCTGGATACTCATGAGGATATCTTTAAGAGTGCATCAACAGATGATAACTCATCAGAGGAGGAAACACATATTGCAGGACAGACATTAGAGacagaagatgaaggagattgtGAACAAATTTTGTTCATGAGGACAGAGGAGAATGATCAGGCAGAATTCAGCCATCAGGTTAAAGAGAAGAAGCCGTCTCTGGTAAGAGCAGCTCCAGTCGAAGAAGATGAATTTGCACCAGCACATGGACCGGGACCGCTGGTTACAGAGTTAGAGGATGGAGAGCAGCTGGAAACTATTCACCTGCACATGGATGACCTGCCTGATCTAGAGGAGGTGGACACAGAAGACTTCACAGCAGTGTTTTCTACTCAGCATGTATTCAAACCAAAAATAGAAGTCATTTCAGGAAGCCCTGACAGTGGTGAGCCCACTAAGAATCCAAGTGAGGGAAACCTTAGCTTTGATCAAGATAAACATCTATTTTTAATGAGTGGCTGTGACCAATCACCTAAGGTCTGTGACAAGTCCTCACTGGTGTATCCAGAAGATGGAGATGCCCTTGAACCACTTCTTTTTGAACCTGTGGGAAAGTATAAAACAATGCGAACCTCCCCCGCATCAACCAACCTGATAGAGGAGCTGGAATGA
- the mrpl44 gene encoding large ribosomal subunit protein mL44: protein MASGFILSRGAASLGVHCQRLCRNVSVSQVRGKKRWMRAYMAVMERKLKLEGPPPPTPRSQQPNWDYHAEVQAFSNRIQENISLCQLKTAFVNPCYLQAEQKRRLELDEGTETTALALEDNIQLSEKGEIFTKNFLSDWCRASFPNLPSDGVESIVGHLTSKSLFAHVARNLGMEDLTLNADYPVPDEVLYSTLMAVIGALRDSSGAGRTRFFLRDFLIAQLIGKDLFDMWSVVNPMGLLVEELTKRNMALPEPRLIRSAGASTVLPLYFVGLYSEKKLLAQGPGETLVAAEEEAARVALRKIYDYTENRRPFDFSPPQQHQQPLIQSLSNN, encoded by the exons ATGGCGTCCGGGTTCATCTTAAGCCGCGGAGCGGCATCATTAGGAGTTCATTGCCAGCGACTTTGCAGAAATGTATCCGTGTCGCAGGTTAGAGGGAAAAAGCGATGGATGAGAGCGTACATGGCCGTCATGGAAAGGAAGTTAAAGCTGGAAGGACCCCCTCCACCGACCCCACG CTCTCAACAACCTAACTGGGATTACCACGCTGAGGTTCAGGCTTTCAGCAACCGCATCCAAGAGAACATCTCCCTGTGTCAACTGAAAACAGCCTTCGTTAATCCCTGTTACCTGCaggcagagcagaagaggaGGCTTGAGTTAGATGAAGGCACAGAGACCACAGCTCTGGCTCTGGAAGATAATATTCAGTTGAGTGAAAAGGGAGAAATTTTCACCAAAAACTTCCTGAGTGACTGGTGTAGGGCCAGCTTCCCGAACCTCCCAAGTGACGGCGTGGAAAGTATTGTTGGGCATCTCACCAGTAAATCACTCTTTGCCCATGTGGCAAGAAATCTCGGCATGGAAGACTTAACTCTGAATGCAGACTACCCTGTTCCTGATGAAGTGCTTTATTCTACATTAATGGCAGTGATCGGAGCTCTGCGAGACAGTAGTGGCGCAGGGCGAACGCGATTTTTCCTGAGG GATTTCCTGATTGCACAACTGATTGGTAAGGACTTGTTTGATATGTGGAGCGTCGTCAACCCTATGGGACTACTAGTGGAGGAGCTGACAAAGAGGAACATGGCTTTACCAGAGCCTCGTCTGatcaggtctgctggagccagcACCGTCTTGCCACTATACTTTGTTGGCTTATACAG TGAAAAGAAGCTTCTGGCTCAGGGTCCAGGAGAAACACTTGTAGCAGCCGAGGAAGAAGCGGCTCGTGTGGCCCTCCGGAAAATATACGACTACACGGAGAACCGCAGACCTTTTGACTTCTCTCCGccacagcagcatcagcagccatTAATTCAGTCCCTCAGCAAcaattaa